The DNA segment GTCGGTACGACCGGATCCGGCGGCAGCCCATACACTTCCGGCTCGTCGAGCAGCAGGAAGAACGCACCGTCACCACCGACCCCGTCGTTCGGGTCGTGGCCGTAGAGCCGCGCCTCGGTCGCCCCGCGTTCGTGCAACTGCTCCACGCGCAGCGCCGCCCGCTCACGTAGTTCGTCGAGCGGACCGAACTGGATCGAGTCGGTCGGGCACGCCTTGGCGCACGCGGGTTCGAGCCCGTCGTGCAGCCGGTCGTAGCACAGCGTGCACTTCCACGCCCGGCCGTCACCTTCCCGCCGTTCGATCACACCGTACGGGCAGCCCGACACGCAGTAGCCGCATCCGTTGCAGATGTCCTGTTGCACGACGACGGTCGAGAACTCGGTGCGGAACAGTGCGCCCGTCGGGCACACGTCGAGGCACCCGGCGTGCGTGCAGTGCTTGCACACGTCGGAGGCCATCAACCACCGGAAGTCGGGGCGCTCACCGACCATGTCGATGCCCGCGCCGCTGACGTCGGGCATGCCCAGGTCGACCGGTTCGCGTGCCGGCTGCTCGACGAACGCCACATGCCGCCACGAGTTGGCGCCCAGGTTCCCGGTGTTGTCGAACGACATGCCCAGCAGGTTGAACCCGTCCCCCTCGCCTGAGACGGGCACCTCGTTCCACTCTTTGCACGCGACCTCGCAGGCCTTGCAGCCGATGCACACCGAGGTGTCGGTGAAGAAGCCGACCCGCTCGGGGTGCTCCGAATAGCCCGCGTTGCCGGCCGGATCGGCCAGCGGACCGTAGAAGCTGTTCTCGCTCATCAGGTTTCCTCGGTATGGTCGGTCGACGGTTTCGTCGTGTCGAGGTCGGTGCCGGTATCGACGGTGATCCCGGCCCGCTGCCGGTACATCGCGACGTACTCCAGCAGCGCGGGCCCGCGGGGACGCCGGCCGGGCTGGATGTCACAGGTGGCGACCTTGCTCTCCTGGATGAACACGTTGGGGTCGGCGACCACACCGAGCAGGTCGTTGACCACGTCACCGTCGATCAGCCCGACGTTGCCCCAGTGGTAGGGCATCCAGATCTGGTGCACGACATGGTCGTCGATGCGCAACGGCCGCATCCGGTCGGTGACGAACACGCGGGCGTCGACCGCCGCGCGACTGGTCACCACGTGCGCCCACTCCATGTGCGTCAGGCCGCGTTCGGCCGCCAGCTGCGGGGACACCTCCACGAAGAGCCCCGGCTGCAGCTCCGCCAGGTAGGGGAGCTGCCTGCTCATCCCGCCCGCGGTGTGGTGTTCGGTCAGCCGCGCCGCGGTGAACACGAACGGGAACACCTCGCCGTGCAGTTCGGGCGGCGACGGGTTCGACGGATTGTCCGCGCGCCCATACACTTTGCGCGCCGGGTTGCCCTGCTGCCGGTACAGCGGGTTGCGCACCGGGGACTCGTGCGGCTCGTAGTGCGTGGGCAGCGGACCGTCGGCCAGCCCGTTCGGGGCGAACAGCCACGCCTTGCCGTCGGCCTGCATGATGAACGGATCGTCGCCGTGCAGTGCCTCCACACCGACGGCCTCGGCTGGGGGCCGGTAGTCAGGCGGCTTGTGCTTCTCGAAGTCCGGGATGTCGTAGCCGGTCCACTCGTGTTTCTCGGTGTCCCACCACACGAGCTTCTTGCGCTCACTCCACGGCCGGCCCTGCGGATCCGCCGAGGCCCGGTTGTAGAGGACGCGGCGGTTCATCGGCCACGTCCAGCCCCATTCGTTGTCGTAGGGTCCCTGCTGGTCGTGCGGTTTGCGGCGTGCCGCCTGGTTGACCTCGTCGGCGTACACGCCGCTGTAGATCCAGCAACCGCACATGGTGGTGCCGTCGGCCTTCAGCGACATGTAGTTGTCCACCGCGCGTCCGGTCGTCAGGTCGACGCCGCTGATCCGCCGCAACACGTCGGCACCGTCGGGTTCGTCGCCGTCCATTGCGTAGTCCCAGGACAATTCGAGCAGCGGCCGGTCGCGCTCGTCGGTCGAACCGGCCAGCTTCTCGCGCAGGATCCGGCCCAGGTGGTAGAAGAACCACAGCTCCGAACGGGCGTCGCCCGGCGGTTCGACGGCCTTCTCGCGCCACTGCAGCATCCGCTGGGTCTGGGTGAAGGTGCCCGCCTTCTCGACGTGCGATGCGGCGGGGAACAGGAACACCTCGGTGCGGCACGTCTCCGGGGTGATCTCGCCCGTCTCGACCTCGGGACCGCTCTTCCAGAACGTGGCGCTCTCGATCTCGACCAGGTCGCGCACCACCAGCCAGTCCAGGTTGGCCATGCCCAGGCGCTGCAGCCTGCCGTGCGCCGACCCGACCGCCGGATTCTGGCCGAGCAGGAAGTAACCGAACACCTTCCCGTCGACCATGTCCATCACGGTGCGGTAAGTGCCGTGGTCGCCGTTGATGCGCGGCAGATAGTCGAAACAGAAGTCGTTGTCCGCTCCTGCGTGCTCGCCCCAGTACTCCTTGAGTAGCGACACCATGTAGGCATCGGCGTTGTGCCAGAAGCCCTTCTGGTTGCGGCTCTTGATGTCGTCGAGGTAGTCGGCCAGCGTCTCGTGGCCCGCCTTCGGCATCGCGAGGTAGCCGGGCAGCAGGTTGAACAGCGTCGGCACGTCGGTCGAACCCTGGATGCTGGCGTGCCCGCGCAGGGCGAAGACGCCGCCGCCGGGGCGGCCGATGTTGCCGAGCAGCAACTGGATGATCGCACCGGCGCGGATGAACTGTGCGCCCATCGTGTGCTGGGTCCAGCCGACGCTGTAGACCAGCGCCGCGGTGCGGTCGCGTCCGGAGTTCTCCGTCCACTTGCGCGCCACCTCCACGAACTGCGCGGCGGGAACACCGCACACCCGCTCGACCATCTCGGGGGTGTAGCGGGCGTAGTGCCGCTTGAGGATCTGGTACACGCAGCGCGGATGCTGCAGCGTCTCGTCGCGCGGGATCTCCCCGGCGCCGCCTTCGATCGGCGGCCCGCCGGAACCGGATTCGTAGGGGGCGCTCTCCTCCTTGGCTTCCGAACCGCCCTTCTCCTGGTCGGTGCGTTCGTACTGCCACGTCGACGGGTCGTACGAGGCGGTGGCGTCGTCGTAGCCGCTGAACAGGCCGTCCAGATCCTCAGCGTCGCTGAACCGTTCGTCGACGATGAACGAGGCGTTGGTGTACGCGGTGACGTACTCGCGGAAGTCGAGATCGTTGGACAGGATGTAGTTGATCACCCCGCCGAGGAACGCGATGTCGCTACCGGCGCGCAGCGAAACGTGCCGGTCGGCCAGCGCGCTGGTGCGGGTGAACCGCGGATCGATGTGGACGACCTGCGTGCCGCGGTTCTTCGCCTCGACCACCCACTGGAAGCCGACCGGATGGGCCTCGGCCATGTTGGACCCCATGATGACGATGAAGTCCGAATTGACGAGGTCCTGCTGATAGTCCGTCGCCCCGCCGCGACCGAAGGAGGCTCCCAGACCGGGAACCGTGGCGCTGTGTCAAATACGCGCCTGGTTCTCGATCTGTAGGGCGCCCAGCGCGGTGAAGAGCTTCTTGATCAGGTAGTTCTCTTCGTTGTCGAGCGTCGCCCCGCCCAGGCTGGCCACCCCCATGGTCCGGCGCAGCGTGTTGCGGTCGGCGTCGAACTGCTGCCAGCCCTTCTCGCGGGCGTCGAGCAGGCGGTCGGCGACCATGTCCATCGCCGTGTCCAGGTCGAGGTCCTGCCACTCCGTCGCGTACGGCGGGCGGTACTTGATCTTGGTGAGGCGCTGTGGGCCGGTGACGAGCTGTTTGCTCGCGGAACCCTTGGGGCACAGCCGGCCTCGGGAGATCGGGCTGTCCGGGTTGCCCTCGATCTGAACGACCTTCTCGTCTTTGACGTAGACCTTCTGCGCACAGCCCACCGCGCAGAACGGGCACACGGAGTGGGCGACGTGGTCGGCTTCGGCGGTGCGGGGCGTCAGCGTGAGGGAGCGCTCGGACTGAGCGGCCTTCCCGCGGCCCAGCGCGTCGTCGCCGGTCAGCTGCCGGTACACCGGCCACGACTCGATCAGCTTCCTGAAGTCCACGGCGTCCTCCTACCCACTCGCTCCCAATCCAACCATGGCTGTCGCCGTGTCATCCGTACGACTGAATCCCGTCACATATCGGCGTGCGATGGCCGTCGCGGCGTTGGCGTCCTCGCAGGGGTGAACCCGTGAAGCCGGTGTCGCTGACGGCGTCGGACCTCGGGCCGTGCCGCGGCACCGTCGCCTACCGCACGCTGCAGTACGACGCCGAACAGCCCATCTCGATCTGCCGGGGTTGAGCGCCCGGGCTCGCTAAGCGAAGTCGAACAGCGGCGGGATGACGGCCACCACCGCCGCCGCCCACAGACCGAAGACGGGCAGGTAGCGGGTCTGCCACTGCTCGGCGGCGCTGAATCCGCGGCGGCCGCGGAGGAACCCGACCATCAGCCGGGCCGACCACGTCAGATTGACGAGGAGGACCAGGTTCAGCCCCAGTGCGGTCACCTTGTTCGGCGTGACACCGAACTCCGCGATGCGCGTGGCCATCGCGACCAGCATGAGCAGGTCGACGGCCAGTGCGCTCACCACGAGGACGAGTTGCAGGCGGTCGAACAGGTCCGGCGGCAGGTGCGGGTCCCGCGCCGAGATCGCGTACAGCACCAGCCCCAGCACCAGCACCAGGATGAGGTCCATCAGGATCAGCAGGTTGCGGTCGACGCCCACCACGCTGCCCGCCGCGGCGAACGCCACGAGCAGCACCAGCAGCATGAGGATCGTCAGCGGGGTGAACACCCGGGTCAGCACGGGCGCGATGTTCTCCACCACGTTCTGCTTCGCCTCGACGAGCCATGCGGCGATCACCATCGCCCCCGCCACGCCGAACGGCATCACCCAGTCCTGGATCACCCACTCGACGTCGACGTCAAGCGCCTCGAACGCGCCTACGGTCAGGCCGACGAGGACGCCGCCCCCGAATGCCAGCAGAGCGAGGTAGACGATCCACTCGCCGGTGAACCGGATGAAATCCATGCGGCGGCGGTCGGATCGCCACCGGCCGCCGACATAGGCCAGTCCCACCGCGAACCACAACACGATGGGCGTGTGGATGGCCGCGATC comes from the Mycolicibacterium litorale genome and includes:
- a CDS encoding permease prefix domain 1-containing protein, whose protein sequence is MDVDEALESQIGQWRGYVERHNAISAADADEMEDHLRSQISDLSAAGLTGDEAFLVAVKRMGNMGGISREFAREHSDRLWKQLVLPPAGPDGVGRPPTRELSVVLALAVAAAVAVKVGFAVLGEQDFARNAALFVLPFLTGYFAWKRRMSPRAVAVLLVPYAAAAAVLNGYPFVPEGSTEVIAAIHTPIVLWFAVGLAYVGGRWRSDRRRMDFIRFTGEWIVYLALLAFGGGVLVGLTVGAFEALDVDVEWVIQDWVMPFGVAGAMVIAAWLVEAKQNVVENIAPVLTRVFTPLTILMLLVLLVAFAAAGSVVGVDRNLLILMDLILVLVLGLVLYAISARDPHLPPDLFDRLQLVLVVSALAVDLLMLVAMATRIAEFGVTPNKVTALGLNLVLLVNLTWSARLMVGFLRGRRGFSAAEQWQTRYLPVFGLWAAAVVAVIPPLFDFA
- a CDS encoding 4Fe-4S dicluster domain-containing protein encodes the protein MSENSFYGPLADPAGNAGYSEHPERVGFFTDTSVCIGCKACEVACKEWNEVPVSGEGDGFNLLGMSFDNTGNLGANSWRHVAFVEQPAREPVDLGMPDVSGAGIDMVGERPDFRWLMASDVCKHCTHAGCLDVCPTGALFRTEFSTVVVQQDICNGCGYCVSGCPYGVIERREGDGRAWKCTLCYDRLHDGLEPACAKACPTDSIQFGPLDELRERAALRVEQLHERGATEARLYGHDPNDGVGGDGAFFLLLDEPEVYGLPPDPVVPTRDAGAMWRYAGMAASALVGVAVSAFAGRR
- the fdh gene encoding formate dehydrogenase; translated protein: MDFRKLIESWPVYRQLTGDDALGRGKAAQSERSLTLTPRTAEADHVAHSVCPFCAVGCAQKVYVKDEKVVQIEGNPDSPISRGRLCPKGSASKQLVTGPQRLTKIKYRPPYATEWQDLDLDTAMDMVADRLLDAREKGWQQFDADRNTLRRTMGVASLGGATLDNEENYLIKKLFTALGALQIENQARIUHSATVPGLGASFGRGGATDYQQDLVNSDFIVIMGSNMAEAHPVGFQWVVEAKNRGTQVVHIDPRFTRTSALADRHVSLRAGSDIAFLGGVINYILSNDLDFREYVTAYTNASFIVDERFSDAEDLDGLFSGYDDATASYDPSTWQYERTDQEKGGSEAKEESAPYESGSGGPPIEGGAGEIPRDETLQHPRCVYQILKRHYARYTPEMVERVCGVPAAQFVEVARKWTENSGRDRTAALVYSVGWTQHTMGAQFIRAGAIIQLLLGNIGRPGGGVFALRGHASIQGSTDVPTLFNLLPGYLAMPKAGHETLADYLDDIKSRNQKGFWHNADAYMVSLLKEYWGEHAGADNDFCFDYLPRINGDHGTYRTVMDMVDGKVFGYFLLGQNPAVGSAHGRLQRLGMANLDWLVVRDLVEIESATFWKSGPEVETGEITPETCRTEVFLFPAASHVEKAGTFTQTQRMLQWREKAVEPPGDARSELWFFYHLGRILREKLAGSTDERDRPLLELSWDYAMDGDEPDGADVLRRISGVDLTTGRAVDNYMSLKADGTTMCGCWIYSGVYADEVNQAARRKPHDQQGPYDNEWGWTWPMNRRVLYNRASADPQGRPWSERKKLVWWDTEKHEWTGYDIPDFEKHKPPDYRPPAEAVGVEALHGDDPFIMQADGKAWLFAPNGLADGPLPTHYEPHESPVRNPLYRQQGNPARKVYGRADNPSNPSPPELHGEVFPFVFTAARLTEHHTAGGMSRQLPYLAELQPGLFVEVSPQLAAERGLTHMEWAHVVTSRAAVDARVFVTDRMRPLRIDDHVVHQIWMPYHWGNVGLIDGDVVNDLLGVVADPNVFIQESKVATCDIQPGRRPRGPALLEYVAMYRQRAGITVDTGTDLDTTKPSTDHTEET